The stretch of DNA TTATAGGAACATATTATAAATTCATATAATCAATATCTTTATAATTGAGTAATCAACAAGGAATCAAATTACAGCTGTCATCAGAAATTGATGGCCCAAAAAGCACTACCCCTTTGACCCACATTTGTAGCCATACAGATTTATTCCTTGACCAGAACACACCCAAGTTGGTATTTTACATTCTTATCATGGTAAGACTCTTACATGTGGTATTAAGACATGCTATATTGCATAAATGGCAAGTTACTCATATCAGTAGTCGATTAAAAAAAAACTTGAAGCACCCATGACTACAGCTTTAACACAATTGAGAGCGCACATACTAGACAAGGTTCAGTTAGATATTTGGACATACCCTAGGCTGCCCAAATTGAGCAATTGCATATTTTCCATTGCTTAAATTGAAATTGAGCATAGTTGTGACTGCACAAAGTATTGGTGAAGCAGCAGGTTGCAGAACAGCATGTCCACCTCATTCTCCTAATTGCTACAGTTTCTAGCTGATCTATGTAATGAGGAACTAATGACACAACCACCGATACAAACTTCATCAAATAGAATTCTAGAAAACATGCTACAATCTTAACTATCTAAAAGAAATAATACAATACAAAGCCTGGTATCCAATCAACAATCATTATAAGCACATAAGAAACATCCACACAAAAATTATAGTCTGTACAAATGCTTGGACAAGTTTGCTGAGCATAATTTCCAGGTAACGCAACAAGAAGAACAGGCACCCTACCATATTTTCTGAACTTAAGACTGAATACTGGGCTAAAACGTGCCATAAATTATAAATCCAACTGAATAAAGTAGGCTCAAATTTGAGAGTCATGCTTAGAATTGTGCTCTATGTTTATCGGTACTTCCTTGATACTTCCTTGAATGGATCATGTGAAAGGTAAACAATTCTCTAGCAGACTAAACCTTCAATGAGTGTAATAAGATAGCTAAGAAATATGTGGATCTCATTGTTATGACCTTGATGCAAACTGCATTAGTTTGCTGGCTCACGATTAGCAAAAATATGCCTCTAGGTGACTAGGTACAGCAAGTGGTCAGCAGAGACACAGGACCCGGTTGAAAGATTTGACACATTTTTGGGTTTTATTTTTGACAAACTCCCAACCAATTGAATTATGGCAATTCGCTAAGTCCTACTGTCCCAATCAGCTACTTTTCTGTGGTACAATATTCTCATATAGTTAAAAAGTTTCTACACTCTTCTCTGATCTCTGTATAAACCAAAGTCAAGAATGTTGCGACCTTTTCTACAGCATTCAAATTATTCGTATGGCACATTCAAAACCAACACAGCACTACTCATTAATTCGCACGATTGTAATGAAGCAATCCCTACAAAACTTTCACCTGCCTCCGAATCATCCCCTTATCAGCTTAATCGAGTTCAATAAAATTGCCAATCCTCTACCAGCAGGACTTATCATAGAAAGACACTTCATAATCTGAGTCAGAGGACCGCCAGCCATTCTTAATGGCAAGGACAAGGGCACCGCAAGGAATCCAGCAATGGAAACAATCTAGGGTTTATATCGCAACGATTAGTGAGGTTGAACAGTCCCCCCTTGAAATTGAATCCAGCAACCAACAAGGAAATGGAACTAGAAGGGATTTCGCACAAACGGGAAGCTTCAGGATGAGACGGAGGGATGGGCCGATAGGTACCTCTTGTCGGAGGCGCCGCCCTTCTGGCTGAGGAAGGAGCGGAAGAGGGGTGAGTTCACGTCGTAGATCATCGTgcttctcctttcttcttctccgccgccgccgcctggagtTTGAGGAGCTAGGGTTTGTGTGAGGTCTCGATTGAAGTCGAGGGGAGAAGCTTGGACACGGTCACACGGCTCCGGCTCTTTGTACACTGAAAGGCTGTAGATGGGCCCTGGGCCGGCATGCTTCGCGAGAAATCCCGGACCGTGTGTGTCGACGTAATCTATGGTTATGCTTTCTCCCGGTTCGAAAAATCAATTTTGTACCGTGCATGTGGGATTAAAATCCTTCAATTAAATTAGTATATGTGCATGCAAATAATTTTAGTTATCTTAAATCActtcaaaaaataaaatattttttatattataaaatattatattATAGATTTAGGATATATAATGTACtatcacatatatatatatatataatgtaaATATGTAAAGATAGGGAAGCGTAATGTGAAAAATATCCCACCCACGTGATCGGCAAGAATCAGTGGCGGATTAAGCGGGTAATCCAGGTAGATCTATAACTATCCTAAATTTTAGCCCAACACACTAACATACCACTTGGCAGTCCCTTTCAGTCCATGAGCACTCCTGGACGCATCAGCACTGCTAGAAGTATACTGATCGCCTCTGCCTCGAGCTCGTGATGGGTGCTTTGGGAATTATAAGCTAAAATTGCAGTTTTTATCTTTTCCTTGTTTGATTGTTCGGTACGATTGTATAATCATGCAGCTAGATCCAAAGATAAAAAAAACTAGAATCATAGCCACGCACATGGAGACGTGGTGAAAAATATTGCTCGCCAACCTGCCCGATCAAGCTCCTACATGTGGCCCAACGCGTCCAGTATAACCCACAATATAGATAGTGTGTGTTTGGTTGCTCTAGCTAAACTAGCAAGACTTAGGCTGTCTCCAACGGTGTCCTCTGAACCGTTCCgtactctatatatagagaagatttcgttctctattgctccagcagcgttctctaaatggtcctctaaaatagagaacgctacaggttttctATATAAAGAGATTCTCTCTcttcttctctattttttctttacgttttaaacactgaattaaataaaaataaaatatgtccatagcatttgaggtatgataaatatgtacgtacaaaaatttggaacaaaatacgtttctaatataaggtttaatgtatagagaatgAGATTTaaagaacgttgttggagagaaatgagatatagaggagagaattttgtagagaattctgtaaatgaaggatatagagaaggatatagagaacgacggttggagatagccttagAATCTAAGTTAGACCATCCCAAATCTGGATAGACTAATGCAAGATGCTTGTATTTGATATACCCATATAAAttaagcttgactttattttTCTTATTTGGTTAGCTGGATTGCTAGACTACCTTCACCAATTCTTGATTTAGTGACCTTCCTTCACAACTTTTTAAGTTGTGAACTACGAACAAGTAAAGAATTCATGTAGATTACGTCATCCCCAATTGAGCTAGCAATCATATGGATTCTATAATTCCATCCATATTTGTTATATTGTAGGTAAATGAATTACAAACTAAAATATTAACGTGAACCTCTAGCAATCTGACACTTAGCCAAATTGGCATTGCAGGCTAGAGTGGTCTGATGATAACCCTACCATCTTTGGACCACCGTGCGGACATCCATCTCACGTGCGTCCATCAAACATAACAGCTTTTCTCTTGTGCTACTCGACCTAACTACCATCGGGTTTTTTAAAAATAACTGCCTCCTCGTAGCCCCTCCGCATTTGCAGGCCTTACCGTGTCCCCATGTGTTGACGCGTGGCACAGGAGCCTCCCAGCCTGCTTGCGGCAGAGCAGTCAGCAGCTCGTCCCTCCATTCGTGTGGGTCCCACGCAAAGCCCCTGCGTGTTCCCAAGCCTCTAAAATTATATTTTATTTAACTCTGTTTTTAtggattctcgcgctcacgcgacccttgcgacgtgtgcagtagctttataatattATTTTGATCTAGtttgatgtactgtttcttatttattgtacttatTTATTTGTACGTAGTTGTGTGTTATGATAGAAGGTGCGCAGTTCGAGTGTCCGCAAGAGCAAGAATATGAAGACGTTCCTGAGCAACAGCAGTATTTTGACGAAGGCAactggtccttgatcatattccgatcctaataactttctaaatacacgcacttactttatatgcatgcatgtgtctataacaTGATGGAACctaaactaaggatgtgcctagtttcttttgaacttccttgattaaacctggattgttatatttatgttgtagctatgctagttgtttttacatagactttggttggataacctgaaattaTGCTACACTGGTTTTACTCATATTCTAGAATGTTGTTACGGTGATAATTAaaatcattgcattaattagaatatggagaaccacccaggaaatcAGCGCAatcacaatactacatggctctgatcttgactaattaattagaaactttagcctgtaatggtcttaccgaaatggcaagaggggagtgcgttgatggggttagctcggtcctcttgagacGTAAATATGATCCTGGTCAAGGTGTTTTcttcattagggagggttatgaccattGCGGTCTAAAATCTTAGCGGACTgctgcaagttagggaatctttgtaaaggccttgtagtgaatccctgccactcacctcgaaagtgtttaaggggtttgcaaacccgggcatcaaggaaaACGCGAGTTGTGGGTAatgtgtacaacctctgcagagtgaaaactgatatatcagttgtgctcacggttaagagcggcttggaaccctcatatgataattgaacttaaagatgatctaagttgatgttctttattcatGATATTTTACCTATCTCTTTTGTTTATTTAAGGGCTGGTATATatttacatttagttaatgcttgctaaataaaacttggtcaactaaaaatgcttatcacaGTCAAACTATGTcggcttttccttgattttggccttgcatgtcatataatttactccacgtgctgagtaccaaccataagtgtactcacgcttgctttattaaaatcgATACTGcttagaacaagataattgttcgaagttccctgaagatctTGAGGAGTCCTAGGCGTATATTTCCCAATCATCTACCTGTggagttgaagtccgctgctacttataaatatttatttatacACCTAAGATTAaaactttcggtcatgtaataaagtactataatactctctttcgttatgacattgtttcgggtatacacttgtaacgtctatcatatgtgtggaacttgatcctgacgcaaatatgagatgcattcggttcttttccaaaaccgggtgtgacaccacCCCGCCAGCTGCTCCCTCCCCGAAGGCCGCTGCCGCCTGCACCCCTGCAGCCACGTCGCCACCCGCTTTGCTGACCGACGCTACCCccgccccctcccctccctcctcgcCAGCCCTGCTCTCCTCGCGGCACCCCTGCaagccgctgccgcccgccccACTTCAAGCGCTGACAGCGCGTTCCAGTATGTCGGCGGTGAGACTCGTGTCCTCATCGTGCCTTGCTCGGTGACCTTCCGCGACCCGACGGCGAGGGTGGccaaggtggccggcggcgtggaggtgcaCGCGATCAGGCACCGCCTCGCCGACGATGAGGGCCTCGAGGATGTGCTCGTGTCAGCCCAAGTACAGGCCAACCTCTCTACCTGCAACTTTTCTGTCGCAAGAAAGGGCAAGATGGGCAATCAACCCACAAAAACCTTTTTTTTGGAGCTGAGAGTACCCTCTTAGCCAAACACCTCATCTAGAAAGCTCCAACGCCATTTGAAGCATTCTCCGGCTGGAGTTTTGGAGTTGAGCAGAAAAAAGGTGGAATTGGTGCCATGCCAAATAGGGTTTTAATAAGAGCATAGATGAGGGGTTCTAGCGTGTGCGcatgtgtgtgagagagagataTAGAGAGAGGGTGCGCTTGCTGATGGAGCAAGGAGAGTAGGAGAGGGATCTTGCTGGAGGAGGAGGCTCACCAGCACAAAGGGTGAGCAGAGTGCAAACTTTAGGTCAAGTGCAGGGCAGTAGAGGGGATACGTATGGCCATTTGGTGGGAACAAGATGAAGCAGCAGATAAATTAAAGGAGACAAATATGGCAATCGGATAAAAAAGGTTCAATTGAATAAATTTTCGGGTACGACGGTCTTTGTTAGCCATTGGATCCTCTGTGCGGTGCATAATTGTTATCAGACATAAGATAGGTTGCATTGGCAACTGTTAGCCATTGGATCCGGCATTATTTTTTATCGACAGCAGAACAAACATGGTATTTTTCCAAGTCTTTGAAAATATCCACACGATACAAAATACAATGATTTGGATATGCATGAATTTTTTCCACACCCATCGTGAATGGACTGATAAGCTTATTTGCTCGATAAGCCACCAAGCCAACATACGCGGGAGATCATTGAAATTACTATCTGACAAACTGTGCTTAGCCTTCTAAGTCAACATCACGAGTATGAAACGAAGCACGGTCCAGTATTTTGGACACCCTTTTGATTGCTCGTATATATTTTCCCCACTAATTTTTTAACCGTCTTGAAGTTTGCTAACCCCTTTGCACTACCAACCAATAGCTCCACTTTGGTTTGGCGCAACAATTGGCTCAGAAAATCACCGTCATCAAATTCGTCGGCACTACCATGATTACTACCACCATCGATGGGCCCCTTGCCGACACCATCGCCGTAGCATCtaccaacaccatcatcatcgCCGCCACCCTCACAAAAATTATCATAAGCATCAAACAATTTATCAAACTCGACATCTTCTATGATTTCATTGAGTGGATTTTCCGTCGGTGGGGATGCTTTCTCGCCATGATACGTCCAAATCATGTAATTCTCAACAAAACCACCCACCAACACATGCGATCTGATTGTAGTTGTGTCGCTAAATACTCTCACATTCTTGTAGGTTTTGCATGGGCAAGGTATTCTCGGTGTCTTCTTATTTCTTGCGTGATTTTCCGTTTATTAAGTTCTCCAAGAAAATAGGCATCCGTCCCTCATGCTTTGTACATCCATATCCTATCTATTTCTGAACATCAACAAATAATTTAAATGGATTAAAACAATCTCTTCAATAATTTtgtaaataaatatatactCTTATGTAGGCGTAGATGTTGGAGAAAAGTCAATTTAACATGTACtaactaaaaaaataaaaacccAACCTATTATTGTGCTGCTAAATCTTAGAAAAAAATCTATCATGCATATGTGTAAAGATAAAAAAAAACAAATCTTGTTATCTTTTCTCCATGGATCTAGGAAATTATTTACTTAGGAATGAGGCTAAAACTTATAGACTGAGTCCAAATGATTACATAATCTTGTTCTCCTACTAAAATAACATAACTTTATCGAaaaatttgaagcaaatggAGCTCCAAATGACAAACCACACCATGAAGATCTAGATATGGCTAGAAGCAAAGAGGGCTACATTTGAGCCCTAAAACTAAAAAAAAGCTTAGAAAAATATGGTATTAGCATCAACTTACCTTCTATATCCCTCAACTCGAAGGAAATCAAGTTTAAAaccttccctccctttttctttttctggaTTTTTGGGTAGCACCTCCCCCGAGCAAGTTATAGGCTGTCGggaagaggaagaaggtggcagcCATATTTTATCGAGCATGTTTAGGGGCGGGTgcatcacccacccctaaaaatgcTTTTCCAGGGGTGGGTCATTTGCTACAGTAACCGCGctcttgtcacacccgatttataagaacataaaccgagcaatcatatatgcgccaggatcaagtcacgcatatatacaacagaatcatcaagatatcataacacgtatctcgaaataaaagcatataaatcataaatgaatatctttattacaactgaatcaagaatcagttcaagaaatgcggaagcgtaaaaaaaataaatacaagaagaatagggcgccacagggacgtcggctgggagacaacgcctagaaatcatcgagtccgtagatgtagtcctccacgtcgtctGGTATTGAGccgcagtcgaagatatcccaaagagaacagaagagtggaagaggcaagtgtgagtacacaacttgtactcaacaaatataacacaaactatgaggctctagggttggctgactcaactgcattagcttttaatcttggcaaaattttattaaagctatttactaccagtggatgaattaccataacccaagttacataataattaatcaaatttaatcatgagtctactgaaaactaagccaaaccaccaagataaaccccactaatcagacggaggatctaggctactcatgaccgtgagcacggctagtataccagttttacactctcgagaggttgcacaactttacccacaagtcgtgagctacgctagttgttcatcacacttccttaggtgggatgactagcaagcgcactacgagaccgttacaaaggatcacgttagtaaggtgtaaccgctaaggttccTGGATCAGCgacaatggggcccacctcacggaggtacaagcacacagcacagaccaagccggaggagcagggaccattgaaacttaccacccctcttgccccgcaggtaagttactcccaaaccaaaatgacctaattagtaagtcaagaccgtcccattccagtcttgtggttgcgcggttgtcccaggttgtcgctctatgaaccggtccttagggagagtggccaaccaagcactaagcaccgtgctggccctctaaaccaagtttctacaaaaacatattttaacgagacatgggccgctcaagcacacagcacagagggccactctcagaatccagttacatataccattaatcaagtttaattacaaaggaccattatATGTGATAGCgcggcacctagcacaactaaccataatgcaacccaaggtatttatataaaggatacaagtggctaggaaatccttataggcatacagtattaaaatgcagtatgaaattgtatttaaaagtgataagatgttcatgttatacttgccttcctcaaagttctcctgctgctgctcaaaggcgtctgaagaaggtggctcttggtactcgtccaaaggctcagcgtctactcacgatcgcaacgccaaaacatggtccagcacatacacatacatgcaaacaaagacaaaagataagaaataatACAATATTatatagaaatagcacacaaaactatgatagaactgttctacgtgttataacgatcgcgtgagcatgagaatcacctaaaacggagctgaacgctaaatctagggctaaaacaaggtccagggacctttctgcgagAAATCAGAACTTCCAGGGACGTcctgggcaaaaactagggacctaaacatagTTAAAGGGTAGATCCAGGGTCTAACTCAtgaaaacacagggcatggacggcggacccaatttccagaAAGCTTAGGGAGCTCTGGTGCTAAAAGCAGGACCTagatggaatttcttttgaacggcgccagactgcgggttgatttcgggaaaacagagggactctttaacaaaatagccaggccaaaccggtatcttctaatcaGGATCATTGGATCGCGATCTGGTGGCTCTGATCTACGGCCCGGGCAAACGGGCGCTCGGAGCGGCGGAGTGGTCGCCGGAGTCCGATCTCCGCGACGGCGCCTTGCCGGcgtaggccgatctcggccgttcGGGGATCAAAACAACTCAAGCCTGGGTCTAGGAGGTTCAGCGCGACATGGGTAAACCACCTAcggctaaggcggggctcgggAAGGCTCGGGGAGGAAGAATCGACGGCGGGATGGATCTGCACGACGGCGCATcaccggcgcgcgcgttccggtcTAAGAGGGGGCTAaaggtctacgacatctagcgcaaaaggaccaaggtgacatgctgaggctcaccgagggcctgaacggaTCGGAGGGGCGGCGCAAGCTGGTCGGCAatgagggccgagcggcggaaacggcggcgctcgcggggagagCTGCTGCAGGGGTCTTCCGGGCTTCTAATCTCCACGGATCGGCTCAGGGTGTACCTGTGGAGGAGCCACGGGGGTCAGGGGGGTTCGGGGattaccggcggcgaggaatcgtgAGGGCGGAGcatctcgccggcggcggcttcgggttcaattccggcacgggcagggctcggggtcaCGGTTGAAGGCCTCGGGAGGCTTCCTGGCACCGAGGTGGAGTTGATGCGGGGCTTGGCAAGGATGGAAATGTAGCGGGGCGACCGGACCACGGCGGGGTAGAGAGCTTGGTGTGGCGGAGCAAGGCAGTACGGCGCTGGAGCTCGGTGGCGGCTGCAGgtcttagggttagggttccagGGGCGGGGAAaacccttttgtagggcggcggaacggcctcggcgtgcgggccgggCGCGGGGCTCGCCGGGATTCTCAGGCGGCCGGTgtgcggggaagaagaaagaggaaaTAGGGAAGGAGGCGCTGACTTGCGGGCCCGGGGCGTCAGCAGAAGAAAGAAAGAGCAGGGAATGGGAGATGGGCTGCCGATGGAAAGCGGGGAGCGACCGatgggaggcggaggcggaggcgggggcggccgaTGCGGGGCGGCCGATGTGGAGCGGCCGATGGAAAGCGGCCGATGTGGACAAGCTGGATCGGCGAAGCAGAAGCAGTGCGCGAGGAAAGAG from Panicum hallii strain FIL2 chromosome 3, PHallii_v3.1, whole genome shotgun sequence encodes:
- the LOC112888112 gene encoding wound-induced basic protein gives rise to the protein MIYDVNSPLFRSFLSQKGGASDKRKMEEQKPKEQKPKANENKPVMNE